From the genome of Sphingobacteriales bacterium:
TTCAACCGCTTGCTGATGATTTTTATAAAATGAAAAATAGATAGACCCCAACATATTGTATGCCTGATAATAATCAGGATAAACCTGAAGAGCCTGCCGGTAATGTTCCTCCGCTTTTCTGACTTTTTCCCACGAACTGAAACCATTATTGTCCGTGGCATCTTTCATGGCTTCATTTTTAAGCATCCCTGCATAAATGTAATTTGCTCTTGCTGAATTCTTAAGGTAGTCAATATCATGAGCAACCAGACTTTCCTGAGTTTTCCATTGTACATTTCTACGGTTGGTGTAAATTACCGTTATCACAAAC
Proteins encoded in this window:
- a CDS encoding tetratricopeptide repeat protein, with product FVITVIYTNRRNVQWKTQESLVAHDIDYLKNSARANYIYAGMLKNEAMKDATDNNGFSSWEKVRKAEEHYRQALQVYPDYYQAYNMLGSIYFSFYKNHQQAVEYFSKAVQINPSYVPAIGNLAWVYFKMKNFSEAEKYYQLAIKLKPHNPQFKEELNRLYEETGDTTRVR